One window of Nostoc sp. C052 genomic DNA carries:
- a CDS encoding response regulator transcription factor yields MIQILLVDDQHLIRQGLKSMLESNAEMQVIGEAENGQRALEQIAALQPDIVLMDIRMPVMDGVATTKAIAQQYPNIKVLVLTTFDDDEYVFQAMRLGAKGYLLKDTEPDELMLAIRSVYKGQTLLGPGLFEKALTPIAAPVSSVQPPPELAQLTARELDVLRLIACGANNREIAESLFLSENTVKNYVTNILSRLSLRDRTQAALFAHSLFGGLK; encoded by the coding sequence ATGATTCAGATTTTATTAGTTGACGATCAGCATCTTATTCGCCAGGGACTTAAGAGTATGCTTGAGTCGAATGCAGAGATGCAGGTAATTGGTGAGGCGGAGAATGGACAACGGGCACTCGAACAGATTGCCGCGCTGCAACCCGATATTGTGCTAATGGATATCCGAATGCCCGTAATGGATGGAGTCGCGACCACAAAAGCGATCGCTCAACAATATCCCAACATTAAGGTTCTCGTCCTCACGACCTTCGATGATGATGAGTATGTTTTTCAGGCAATGCGGTTGGGTGCAAAGGGCTATTTGCTCAAGGACACCGAACCAGATGAATTAATGTTGGCAATTAGATCAGTCTACAAGGGACAAACTCTACTGGGGCCAGGATTATTTGAGAAAGCACTCACGCCGATTGCTGCTCCTGTCTCGTCTGTGCAACCCCCTCCAGAATTGGCGCAACTCACAGCCAGAGAATTAGATGTATTACGGTTAATTGCTTGTGGAGCCAATAACCGTGAAATTGCTGAATCGCTGTTTCTTTCAGAAAATACTGTTAAGAATTATGTTACCAATATTCTGAGTCGGTTGAGTTTACGCGATCGCACTCAAGCCGCTTTGTTTGCCCATTCGTTGTTTGGTGGACTTAAATAA
- a CDS encoding sensor histidine kinase, with translation MVLSQRPLSWNSSMVSLTYPSFRLLLYLEWLLLATAAFMEILLPFELSWSLLLRVTAIATFSLMGLRLPMVKLETKLLYTALELFLIWLPATQHSLSPRSVLLLCLVLVMRSCLIFKRSGQLVVLGLSLLSHGTLLLLRPIVPENFMRDKLIAMSWDWRLSNILLFSLTLVFALLLINALLAERQSREQLEIAHQQLEIINQQLCQYALRIEDQATLQERNRIAREIHDGLGHTLAAQTIQINNTLLFWQSNNDKALTFLKQAKELGAEALLEIRRSLSVLRSNPLQGQSLKSAIEKLLTDFQQTTGIEPSCKFDLPHTLPTEVNTALYRIVQESLTNICKHAQATSVTVKLLAHAGMIHLSIEDNGKGFNPTQNTTGFGLQGMRERSVALGGQLNLHSQLGTGCCISVSLPLSKLLLSRSAE, from the coding sequence ATGGTTTTATCACAAAGACCATTAAGTTGGAATAGTTCTATGGTTAGCTTGACCTACCCATCGTTTCGTTTATTACTTTACCTAGAGTGGCTGTTATTGGCTACGGCAGCGTTCATGGAAATTCTGTTGCCGTTTGAGTTGTCTTGGTCGTTGCTGCTACGAGTTACGGCGATCGCCACTTTCAGCTTAATGGGCTTGAGACTACCAATGGTGAAGCTGGAAACAAAATTACTTTATACAGCCCTGGAATTATTTTTAATTTGGCTGCCAGCGACTCAACATAGCTTATCTCCTCGCTCAGTTTTGCTGCTGTGTCTGGTACTGGTAATGCGGAGTTGTCTGATATTTAAGCGATCGGGACAGTTGGTTGTCTTGGGTTTATCTCTGCTCTCTCATGGAACACTGCTTTTATTAAGACCCATTGTACCTGAGAATTTTATGCGAGATAAGCTGATCGCTATGTCTTGGGATTGGCGATTAAGTAATATATTATTGTTTAGCTTAACGTTAGTATTCGCTTTATTGTTAATAAATGCCCTGCTTGCAGAGCGCCAAAGTCGAGAGCAGTTAGAAATTGCCCATCAGCAATTAGAGATTATCAATCAACAACTGTGCCAGTATGCACTAAGAATTGAAGATCAGGCAACCTTGCAAGAACGCAATCGCATTGCCCGCGAAATTCACGATGGGTTAGGACATACTCTCGCTGCCCAAACCATTCAAATAAATAATACTCTGTTGTTCTGGCAATCAAATAATGATAAAGCATTGACATTTCTCAAACAGGCGAAAGAATTGGGGGCTGAGGCACTGCTAGAGATCCGGCGATCGCTTTCTGTTTTACGTTCAAATCCTTTGCAAGGGCAATCTCTCAAATCAGCCATTGAAAAGCTGCTGACAGATTTTCAGCAAACTACAGGTATTGAACCTTCCTGTAAATTTGATCTACCGCACACTTTACCAACAGAAGTAAACACTGCCCTTTATCGTATTGTGCAAGAATCGCTGACAAATATTTGCAAACATGCTCAGGCGACAAGTGTCACCGTTAAACTTCTAGCTCACGCGGGGATGATTCATCTGTCAATCGAAGATAATGGAAAAGGGTTTAACCCCACTCAAAACACAACCGGGTTTGGATTGCAAGGAATGCGAGAACGGTCGGTTGCACTAGGCGGCCAGTTAAATCTCCACAGTCAACTAGGAACAGGTTGCTGTATTTCTGTTTCTTTGCCACTATCAAAGCTTTTGTTAAGTAGGTCGGCAGAATAA
- the ada gene encoding bifunctional DNA-binding transcriptional regulator/O6-methylguanine-DNA methyltransferase Ada, producing the protein MQLQQTQLLEKTLWEAVLNRDPSFAGKLFYGVRSTGIYCRPICPSRRPNRNQVCFFQSAQEAEIAGFRACKRCQPQSETVPSTAKVLAVCRYIEAQGDRIPTLSELCSQVGMSSSYLQRRFKQIIGVSPFQYADALRSQRLKQRLQSGEEIAHAVYDTGYGSSSQLYEKAPKQLGMTPKTYQQAGKTISIVYAIAPCPLGYLLVATTEKGICAVKLGDEADKLEHILNQEFHQAQIMRDDHTHKEWIQAILDFIAGGEVHLDLPLDVRGTAFQKQVWQALQKIPYGETRTYTDIACDIAKPQAVRAVGNACGANPIALIVPCHRVLRSDGSLGGYHWGIERKQKLLTQESTPKEELKIKN; encoded by the coding sequence ATGCAATTACAACAGACACAACTTTTAGAAAAAACTCTCTGGGAAGCAGTTCTCAATCGAGATCCCAGTTTTGCAGGTAAGCTATTTTATGGTGTTCGCTCTACAGGCATCTATTGTCGGCCTATTTGCCCTAGTCGCCGACCAAATCGTAATCAAGTTTGTTTCTTCCAATCAGCACAAGAGGCTGAAATTGCAGGTTTTCGAGCTTGTAAGCGCTGTCAACCACAATCTGAAACAGTTCCAAGCACAGCCAAAGTCTTAGCAGTATGTCGATATATTGAAGCACAAGGCGATCGCATCCCAACCCTTTCGGAACTATGTTCTCAAGTGGGAATGAGTTCTAGTTACTTACAAAGGAGATTCAAGCAAATAATTGGTGTATCGCCTTTTCAATATGCAGATGCGCTGCGTAGCCAACGATTGAAACAGCGTCTTCAGTCAGGGGAAGAAATTGCTCACGCCGTTTACGACACAGGATATGGTTCAAGTAGTCAACTCTATGAGAAAGCACCTAAACAACTGGGAATGACACCAAAGACTTACCAACAAGCTGGAAAGACAATTAGTATTGTCTATGCGATCGCTCCGTGTCCACTAGGATATTTGCTTGTGGCAACAACAGAAAAGGGTATCTGCGCCGTTAAACTAGGTGATGAAGCAGACAAGCTTGAACACATCTTGAATCAGGAATTTCATCAAGCGCAGATTATGCGTGATGACCACACACACAAGGAATGGATACAAGCAATCCTCGACTTTATTGCAGGAGGTGAGGTACATCTCGATTTACCACTTGATGTCCGCGGTACAGCATTTCAGAAACAGGTTTGGCAAGCATTACAAAAAATTCCCTATGGTGAAACACGTACATACACTGATATCGCCTGTGATATTGCCAAACCCCAAGCAGTCCGCGCGGTGGGAAATGCTTGTGGAGCTAATCCGATAGCGTTGATTGTACCGTGTCACCGTGTACTGCGAAGTGATGGCAGTCTTGGTGGTTATCATTGGGGAATTGAACGCAAACAAAAACTGCTCACACAAGAATCAACCCCCAAAGAGGAATTAAAAATTAAAAATTAA
- a CDS encoding XdhC family protein, translating into MLEFYQQLAKTLKNSAVVLATVTSTKGSTPREVGAKMFIDADGKTFGTIGGGAGEARVYQQALQVLQTGKKQFVEIDLSGAPQRETQGVCGGTMQVLLELWSGSESLNLVNQIIDSLTSGRSGTRITPFNTDEKPYLILETQVIPSLHTTALVEPLLPPPTLLIIGAGHIAVSLAQVGKIAGFQVIVQDDRSDFATKERFPGASLLLAQPITSIQEILNKNTNLYVALVTRGYLQDLEALRLLCKYQTKYMGMIGSNKRVSTVYKILQNEGCNPEFFHQIYAPIGLDIGALTPEEIAVSICAELIKVRRSGTSP; encoded by the coding sequence ATGCTTGAGTTCTACCAACAACTAGCAAAAACCTTAAAAAACAGTGCTGTAGTTTTAGCCACTGTCACCAGCACCAAAGGTTCCACACCCAGAGAAGTAGGCGCGAAAATGTTTATTGACGCCGATGGTAAAACCTTTGGAACAATTGGCGGTGGTGCTGGAGAAGCAAGAGTTTATCAGCAAGCTTTACAAGTACTACAAACAGGTAAAAAACAATTTGTAGAAATTGATTTATCTGGTGCGCCGCAACGAGAAACTCAAGGCGTTTGTGGTGGCACAATGCAGGTATTATTAGAGCTATGGTCAGGTAGTGAAAGCTTAAACTTAGTTAATCAAATTATAGATAGTTTAACATCTGGGCGTTCTGGAACCAGGATCACGCCCTTTAATACAGATGAAAAACCCTATTTAATATTAGAAACACAAGTAATTCCATCTCTACATACTACAGCATTAGTAGAACCTTTGCTACCACCACCAACACTTTTAATTATTGGTGCAGGACATATTGCTGTTTCTCTAGCGCAGGTTGGAAAAATAGCAGGTTTTCAAGTTATTGTACAAGACGATCGCTCAGACTTTGCCACAAAAGAAAGATTTCCTGGAGCCTCGCTGCTGCTAGCACAACCCATCACTTCAATTCAAGAAATATTAAATAAAAATACTAATTTATATGTCGCTTTAGTTACTAGAGGTTATCTGCAAGATTTAGAAGCTTTACGCCTGTTATGCAAATATCAAACAAAATATATGGGCATGATTGGCAGCAATAAACGGGTCAGTACTGTGTACAAAATATTGCAAAATGAAGGTTGCAATCCAGAGTTTTTTCATCAAATATATGCACCAATTGGTTTAGATATTGGCGCTTTAACACCAGAAGAAATTGCAGTTAGTATCTGTGCTGAGTTAATCAAAGTTCGCCGTAGTGGTACATCGCCTTGA
- a CDS encoding GAF domain-containing protein gives MTSNPEQDFPLCRDEESFLRRITNRIRRSLELEEIITVTTAEVRSLLKTDRVMIYKFHPDGSGQVIAESINKNCLPSLLGLNFPCDDIPSYARELFIKSRVRSVVNVDTKEIGQIHLRDLDNGETISEEIRYRPVDPCHIEYLTAMGVKSSLVAPILYQDQLWGLLVSHNSEARPISEYELEAIQMVVEQLSVAIAQSTLHTQVRKTAEREAIVNRIATLLHSLPTIVLQPALEAAVAAFNGVGGRLCIRNEAFDFHNGNVTSLTECLIPGNTCIKLYICGQQPVMPEQTIYPLIEQYSIWHEHYKFTNYDVWPISDIYNTPGLRSLQVAFEPTKIRSLLMIPLQYRQQLLGYLSIFRNEVDTETLWAGQHDSDQRQLYPRRSFEVWRESKKAQAQKWTIEEIELARNLGKHFASAVQQYELQQQVQVFNENLEKQVKRRTVELQRTSEQEQAVFKVIAEIRESLDTNTIFITTTKEVCQLIKADRVSVYRFDANWGGEFVGDFEAASPYWSNESELGINTIWNDTYLQDTEGGRYRHNETFAVDDIYKMGFTQCHVDNLEQFQIHAFVLAPIFVGQKLWGLLATYQHTGPRQWKVSEINFLSQIAAQMGVALQQADLLTQTRQQTLDLQQAAEQQRVLFEVVAKVRESLDLDAIFQATTQEICKSLQADRVAVYRFQADWSGEYIAEFVGDNWLKLVDDHSKTVWQDSYLQETQGGRYRHNETFAVDDIYAVGHSQCHVAVLEQIQARAYAIAPIFIGQQLWGLLAAYQNSAPRHWEASEIKFITQIANQLGVALQQAQLHNQTKEQTEKLAQALHDLQQTQTQLIQTEKMSSLGQLVAGVAHEINNPVNFIYGNINHVNDYAQDLLGILDLYLQNAPSPNPEIRDRALEIDLEFLMEDLPKTLSSMKVGVDRIRQIVMGLRNFSRLDEAEKKPVDIHEGIDSTLLILQHRLKAKPESPAIKLVKEYGNLPLVECYAGPLNQVFMNVLSNAIDALEDYRESQSNPDTSQITIRTTPGELEGNIKSVVIRIADNGPGIPEPIKARICDPFFTTKPVGKGTGLGLSISYQIIVDKHSGVLKCDSQLGLGTEFWIEIPIKQISH, from the coding sequence ATGACCTCCAATCCTGAACAAGATTTTCCCTTATGTCGCGACGAAGAAAGTTTTCTACGCCGCATTACAAACCGTATCCGACGCAGCTTAGAGTTAGAAGAAATTATCACAGTCACAACGGCAGAGGTGCGATCGCTACTAAAAACCGATCGAGTGATGATTTACAAATTTCATCCCGATGGTAGTGGTCAAGTGATTGCTGAATCGATTAATAAAAATTGTTTGCCGTCGCTATTGGGGCTAAATTTTCCCTGCGATGACATCCCATCTTATGCCCGTGAACTATTTATCAAATCACGGGTGCGTTCGGTTGTAAATGTTGATACTAAAGAGATTGGTCAAATTCACCTGCGTGATTTGGACAATGGAGAAACTATTTCAGAGGAAATCCGTTACCGCCCTGTAGACCCGTGTCATATTGAATATTTGACGGCAATGGGGGTAAAATCCTCACTAGTAGCGCCTATTCTCTATCAAGATCAACTTTGGGGGCTGCTGGTTTCTCATAATTCTGAAGCGCGTCCGATTTCAGAATATGAACTAGAAGCAATACAAATGGTAGTCGAGCAACTGTCAGTGGCGATCGCTCAAAGTACCCTGCACACTCAAGTTCGCAAAACAGCCGAACGAGAAGCGATCGTTAACCGCATTGCTACCCTATTACATTCACTGCCGACAATTGTCTTACAGCCAGCCTTAGAAGCGGCTGTTGCTGCCTTTAATGGTGTTGGTGGCAGGCTGTGCATTAGAAATGAAGCTTTTGATTTCCACAATGGCAACGTGACCAGCTTAACAGAATGCTTAATACCAGGAAATACTTGTATCAAGCTTTATATCTGTGGACAGCAACCAGTGATGCCAGAACAAACTATATATCCATTGATCGAGCAATATAGTATCTGGCACGAACACTACAAGTTCACTAACTACGATGTTTGGCCGATTTCAGATATATATAACACTCCTGGCTTGCGAAGTTTGCAAGTTGCTTTTGAGCCAACTAAAATTCGCAGCCTGTTGATGATCCCACTCCAGTATCGTCAGCAGTTGTTGGGCTACTTAAGTATTTTCCGCAATGAAGTAGACACAGAAACTTTATGGGCGGGGCAGCATGACAGCGATCAAAGGCAACTATACCCCCGACGATCCTTTGAGGTTTGGCGCGAATCTAAAAAAGCACAAGCTCAAAAATGGACAATTGAAGAGATTGAACTGGCTAGAAACCTTGGTAAACACTTTGCTTCCGCAGTTCAGCAGTATGAACTACAGCAACAAGTACAAGTCTTCAATGAAAATTTAGAAAAACAAGTTAAAAGACGCACAGTTGAGTTACAACGCACATCTGAACAAGAACAGGCTGTGTTTAAAGTTATTGCCGAAATTCGAGAATCTCTAGATACAAATACGATTTTTATAACCACAACTAAAGAAGTTTGTCAATTAATTAAAGCTGATCGCGTTTCTGTTTATCGTTTCGATGCTAATTGGGGTGGTGAATTTGTCGGGGATTTCGAGGCTGCTAGTCCATACTGGTCGAATGAGTCGGAATTAGGTATTAATACAATTTGGAATGACACCTACTTACAAGACACAGAAGGAGGACGTTACCGCCACAATGAAACATTTGCAGTCGATGACATTTACAAGATGGGGTTTACTCAGTGTCATGTCGACAATCTAGAGCAGTTTCAAATTCACGCTTTTGTGCTTGCGCCGATTTTTGTTGGGCAAAAACTTTGGGGTTTGTTGGCAACTTATCAACACACTGGCCCTCGACAATGGAAAGTTTCAGAAATTAACTTTCTCAGTCAGATTGCGGCCCAAATGGGCGTAGCACTCCAGCAAGCTGATTTACTCACTCAGACACGACAACAGACATTAGATTTGCAACAAGCAGCAGAACAACAACGGGTATTGTTTGAAGTTGTGGCGAAAGTTAGAGAATCTTTAGATTTAGATGCAATTTTTCAAGCAACCACCCAAGAAATCTGTAAATCACTACAAGCAGATCGAGTTGCAGTCTACCGCTTCCAGGCTGATTGGAGTGGTGAATATATCGCCGAGTTTGTCGGTGATAACTGGTTAAAATTAGTAGACGATCATAGCAAGACAGTTTGGCAAGATAGCTATTTACAAGAAACCCAAGGTGGGCGATATCGTCACAATGAAACCTTTGCAGTCGATGATATCTATGCAGTTGGACACTCTCAATGCCACGTTGCAGTTTTAGAGCAAATTCAAGCAAGGGCTTATGCGATCGCACCTATATTTATTGGGCAACAGCTATGGGGCTTACTAGCAGCTTACCAGAATTCTGCACCCCGCCATTGGGAAGCCTCAGAAATTAAGTTTATTACTCAAATTGCTAATCAGCTTGGGGTTGCACTCCAACAAGCCCAATTGCATAATCAAACCAAAGAACAGACAGAAAAACTGGCTCAAGCTTTGCATGATTTACAGCAAACTCAAACCCAATTGATCCAAACTGAGAAAATGTCCTCATTAGGTCAACTGGTAGCTGGTGTGGCTCACGAAATTAACAACCCTGTGAACTTCATTTATGGGAATATCAATCATGTCAACGATTACGCTCAAGATTTACTGGGTATATTAGACCTCTATTTACAAAATGCTCCCAGCCCTAACCCGGAGATTCGCGATCGCGCACTCGAAATCGATTTAGAATTTCTCATGGAGGATTTGCCCAAAACTTTATCTTCCATGAAAGTTGGGGTCGATCGCATCCGTCAGATTGTCATGGGTTTACGGAATTTCTCCCGCCTTGACGAGGCAGAGAAAAAGCCCGTTGATATTCATGAGGGTATTGATAGCACCTTGTTAATTTTGCAGCATCGCTTAAAAGCAAAACCAGAAAGTCCAGCGATTAAATTAGTTAAAGAATACGGCAACCTTCCTTTAGTAGAGTGCTATGCCGGGCCACTAAATCAAGTATTTATGAATGTTTTAAGCAATGCGATCGATGCTTTAGAAGATTACAGGGAATCTCAATCAAATCCTGATACCAGTCAAATTACCATCAGAACTACTCCTGGAGAGCTTGAAGGAAATATCAAGAGCGTAGTAATTCGCATTGCAGACAATGGGCCAGGAATACCGGAGCCTATAAAAGCAAGAATCTGCGACCCATTTTTCACTACTAAGCCAGTAGGAAAAGGCACTGGCTTGGGTTTATCAATTAGTTACCAGATTATTGTAGATAAACATAGTGGTGTGTTGAAATGTGATTCTCAGCTGGGGTTAGGTACAGAATTTTGGATTGAAATTCCGATTAAACAAATTAGTCATTAG
- a CDS encoding polysaccharide deacetylase family protein, translated as MSTRKLSWLSKLIIITLVTGTSSLGISLLLTTSGFEHLLGIVKPKSESAKASQNKLMSASAQQNISPATDQMNEIPKPFQGTIVYQGKLKANEKVIALTFDDGPGPKNTAQILEILKKNDIKATFFMIGEMVKYFPQVAKQVAADGHVIGNHTWHHWYRRMDVATAASEIDRTAEIIYKTTGEKTTLFRPPGGFLNNGLVEYAKNEKYAVMMWSEESGDAERRSPQVPMLIKNVLKYAKPGAIVLMHDGGGNRSKSVKALPEMIAGLKAQGYRFVTIPQLLEMQAQEQHLAEVASPIVTKDEHPNN; from the coding sequence GTGTCTACCCGTAAATTATCTTGGTTATCGAAACTCATCATCATTACATTGGTTACTGGTACTAGTAGTTTGGGTATCAGTTTGCTTTTAACTACCAGCGGATTTGAGCATCTATTGGGAATTGTAAAGCCAAAAAGCGAGAGTGCTAAAGCAAGTCAGAACAAGTTGATGAGTGCATCCGCACAACAGAATATCAGTCCAGCTACAGACCAGATGAATGAAATTCCCAAGCCTTTTCAGGGAACAATCGTTTATCAAGGGAAACTAAAAGCAAATGAGAAAGTCATCGCCTTAACCTTTGATGATGGTCCAGGCCCCAAAAATACGGCACAGATTTTAGAAATTTTGAAGAAAAATGATATCAAAGCCACATTCTTCATGATTGGGGAAATGGTGAAATATTTTCCCCAAGTTGCCAAGCAAGTCGCTGCTGATGGTCACGTAATTGGTAATCATACATGGCATCATTGGTATCGCCGTATGGACGTAGCTACTGCGGCTAGTGAAATTGATCGTACAGCAGAGATCATCTACAAGACCACCGGAGAGAAAACTACTCTATTTCGTCCCCCTGGCGGCTTTCTGAATAATGGATTAGTCGAATATGCCAAAAATGAGAAGTACGCTGTCATGATGTGGTCAGAAGAGTCGGGAGATGCCGAACGTCGTTCGCCTCAAGTGCCAATGCTAATCAAAAATGTGCTGAAATATGCAAAGCCAGGTGCAATTGTACTGATGCACGATGGCGGTGGCAACCGTTCTAAATCTGTCAAAGCTTTGCCAGAAATGATCGCAGGTTTAAAGGCCCAAGGTTATAGATTTGTAACGATTCCTCAATTACTGGAAATGCAAGCCCAAGAACAACATTTGGCGGAAGTAGCTTCACCTATAGTTACAAAGGATGAACATCCAAACAATTAG
- the dnaN gene encoding DNA polymerase III subunit beta produces MKLVCSQSDLSTNLSLVSRAVPSRPTHPVLANVLLQADAETNQVSLTAFDLSLGIRTSFNAEVWQSGAIALPAKLLVDITSRLPEGEITLDDESALTGATSGGEGLIVTLTPKSGHYQVRAMGPEEFPELPVIENTEVIHLTTTALIEGLRGSLFATSADETKQVLTGVHLTVKQDTLEFAATDGHRLAVVETSNERPLGGTTQLEVTVPARALRELQRMLAHSASSDEPVALYFDQGQVVFAWQNQRLTSRTLEGQYPAYRQLIPRQFERQLTIERRQFVSTLERIAVLADQKNNIVKLSIDSEAQEITLSCEAQDVGSGRESMPAQISGENIEIAFNIKYLMEGLKELPSSEIQMHLNQSLTPVIFTPLGGLKMTYLAMPVQLRS; encoded by the coding sequence ATGAAATTAGTTTGCTCCCAAAGCGATCTCAGTACAAACCTCTCACTCGTTAGTCGTGCAGTACCTTCACGGCCGACTCATCCGGTACTTGCCAATGTGCTGCTACAAGCGGATGCTGAAACTAACCAAGTCAGCTTAACAGCCTTTGATCTCAGCTTGGGAATCCGCACCAGTTTTAATGCTGAGGTATGGCAAAGTGGCGCGATCGCACTTCCTGCTAAATTACTTGTAGACATCACCTCTCGTCTTCCAGAAGGCGAAATCACTCTCGATGATGAATCAGCCCTTACAGGTGCAACATCCGGTGGAGAAGGTTTAATTGTTACACTCACACCCAAGAGTGGACATTACCAAGTCCGAGCAATGGGGCCAGAAGAATTTCCCGAACTCCCTGTAATTGAAAATACAGAAGTAATCCATCTCACCACCACCGCATTAATTGAGGGATTACGCGGTTCATTATTTGCTACCAGTGCTGATGAAACCAAGCAAGTACTGACCGGTGTGCATTTAACAGTTAAACAAGATACCTTAGAATTTGCAGCTACCGACGGACATCGCCTCGCAGTAGTAGAAACTAGCAACGAGCGTCCTTTAGGTGGAACGACTCAACTAGAAGTAACAGTACCAGCTAGAGCATTACGCGAACTCCAACGAATGCTAGCTCATAGCGCTTCGTCAGATGAACCTGTAGCTTTATATTTCGATCAAGGTCAAGTTGTGTTTGCATGGCAAAATCAACGCTTGACTAGTCGCACATTAGAAGGGCAATATCCCGCTTATCGACAACTAATCCCCCGCCAATTTGAGCGACAATTGACCATTGAACGGCGACAATTTGTCAGCACTTTAGAACGGATTGCTGTGTTAGCCGATCAAAAAAATAATATTGTCAAGCTCAGTATTGATAGCGAAGCCCAAGAAATTACCTTATCTTGTGAAGCTCAAGATGTGGGTAGTGGTAGAGAGTCAATGCCAGCACAAATTTCTGGTGAAAATATCGAGATTGCCTTTAATATTAAATATTTGATGGAAGGTTTGAAAGAGTTACCATCTTCCGAAATTCAAATGCATTTAAATCAAAGCCTAACTCCAGTAATTTTTACACCATTGGGTGGTTTGAAAATGACTTATTTAGCTATGCCGGTGCAACTGAGAAGTTAG
- a CDS encoding TRC40/GET3/ArsA family transport-energizing ATPase gives MRVILMTGKGGVGKTSVAAATGLRCAELGYQTLVLSTDPAHSLADSFDMELGHAPQKIRPNLWGAELDALQELEGNWGAVKRYITQVLQARGLDGVQAEELAILPGMDEIFGLVRMKRHYDEGEFDVLIIDSAPTGTALRLLSLPEVGGWYMRRFYKPFQNISVALRPLVEPLFRPIAGFSLPDKEVMDAPYEFYEQIEALEKVLTDNTQTSVRLVTNPEKMVIKESLRAHAYLSLYNVATDLVVANRIIPREVQDPFFQRWKESQEQYRREIHDDFHPLPVKEVPLFSEEMCGLASLERLKETLYKDEDPTQVYYKETTLRVVQEENQYSLELYLPGIPKDQVQLSKTGDELNITIGNHRRNLVLPQALAALQPAGAKMENDYLKIRFADNTKV, from the coding sequence ATGCGTGTAATTTTAATGACCGGTAAAGGCGGCGTGGGCAAAACTTCCGTGGCTGCTGCAACTGGACTCCGTTGTGCGGAACTAGGCTATCAGACGTTGGTTTTAAGTACAGATCCCGCCCACTCCCTCGCCGACAGTTTTGACATGGAACTGGGACACGCACCCCAAAAAATTCGCCCAAATCTCTGGGGTGCTGAACTGGATGCGCTGCAAGAACTGGAGGGAAACTGGGGTGCTGTGAAACGTTATATTACCCAAGTTTTACAGGCAAGGGGTTTAGATGGCGTACAGGCAGAGGAATTGGCAATTTTACCAGGCATGGATGAGATTTTTGGCTTGGTAAGGATGAAACGCCATTACGATGAAGGCGAGTTTGATGTCTTAATTATCGACTCAGCCCCCACCGGCACAGCACTGCGCTTGCTGAGTTTACCTGAAGTCGGTGGCTGGTATATGCGCCGTTTTTACAAACCATTTCAAAACATCTCGGTGGCACTTCGGCCCTTGGTTGAACCTTTGTTTAGACCAATTGCTGGTTTTTCGCTACCTGATAAAGAAGTAATGGATGCACCTTATGAGTTTTATGAACAAATTGAAGCTCTGGAAAAAGTATTAACAGATAATACTCAAACCTCAGTGCGTCTAGTAACAAATCCTGAAAAAATGGTGATTAAAGAGTCTCTCCGTGCCCATGCTTATCTGAGTTTGTATAATGTTGCAACAGATTTAGTTGTGGCTAATCGGATTATTCCCCGCGAAGTCCAAGATCCATTTTTCCAACGTTGGAAGGAAAGTCAGGAGCAATATCGCCGAGAAATTCATGATGATTTTCACCCTCTGCCTGTGAAAGAAGTTCCCCTATTTTCTGAGGAAATGTGTGGATTGGCTTCATTAGAACGCCTGAAAGAAACTCTTTATAAAGATGAAGATCCAACTCAGGTTTATTACAAAGAAACAACTCTTAGAGTAGTGCAAGAGGAAAACCAATACAGCTTAGAACTTTACTTACCTGGTATTCCTAAAGACCAAGTTCAACTCAGTAAAACTGGAGACGAATTAAACATTACTATTGGCAACCATCGTCGTAACTTAGTTTTGCCACAAGCCTTAGCAGCACTACAACCAGCCGGGGCAAAGATGGAAAATGATTATCTAAAAATCCGCTTTGCTGACAACACAAAAGTTTAA